The nucleotide sequence ATGATCCGGCTTGTTTTCGTCGTCAGTCCTTTCCTTCAGCTTCAGCGGCCGGCCCAACCGCCCGAAATCAAATTCCCGGCTCAAGAATTGGTGCAACTTCTCTTTGGCCTGCGCCCAGCCTCCGGCCGCGATCACCAGGTACGCACCCACCGCCAGGATGACCGCTAGCGCAATGCCGAAAGCCACCCGCCAACCGGCACCGCCGCCGGCTTGATCGGGGCCGACCGGGCCCACGCCGAGGACGGCCGGAACCGCCTCGGCTAAAAGCGACACCCCGCCTTTGGCCTCCGACTTGCTGTTCGTGTGGGTGCCGGCCTCGATCAGGATGGCGGTGGAAATCAGGTCCTGGTTATAATTGCCCCGCGCCATGAAGATCTCCTTGACCACGTTGGGGTTTGCTTCGTTGGCGCGGGCCATCAGGCGGCGGGCGAAGTCGATGTTGGCGTCCCGTTTCGGGTTTTGCCGCCCCACCACCAGCCGGATCTGGCTGACCGTCTCTCCCTGGATCTGCTCGCGGAAAAACTCCGGGTCCGGGATTCCGTCTCGGTGCACGTCGATCAGGGCGGCCGGACCGCGCCCCAGCAACTGTACCGCCGTCTTCCGGGAGCGTTCATAGGCTTGGGCGTCGTGGGGGTTGTGGTTGGTGGTGTCGTGGAACACGGATAATCCCTGTTCCCGCAGGCTTTGCGCGAATATCCGGCCGACTTCGATGATGTCCCCGCGGTTCTCGAAAGCCGTGCCCGAATCGGGCACGTAGGATTCCATGGTGTGCGAATGGTAGACGGCCACGTCCAGCCCGCCCCGGCGGGCGTCTTGGGGTGTTTGCGCCGGCAAGGCCAATTCGTGGCCGTAACGCCTGAAGTAGTCCGACCAGGCCAGAAGGTCACGGTCCAGACCCAACAGGCGCGCCTCGGCAATGCCGTTGTCCACCCGGACCACCCGGTAGTGTTCCGCCCGGGCGGTGATCACCTCGTCACCGGAGAACACTTGCCGGCTGGTCTTGGTGATTATCTTGCCTTGCTCATCCACCACCGTTGTGTACCGACCCGCTTCATGGTCGCAAAAATCCAGGCTGATTGTCTCCGCCCTGGTCAAAGCAGTCAGCCCTCTTTCCGATTCCAGATAGCCAATGACCGCCAGAATGACCACGAAGCACGCCAGGACGAGTCTTACAACGAGTTTACGTCCCATCTTTCCGGCCCTCCTCATCTTCCCCGGGTGTTCTCAGGTTCACGAGCAAAGCAGGGTCCCGACCCTCGGTCCGGGGGCCGCCCTGGAGGCGCTCCCTGAGTTCACCGACGATTTCGGCCAGCAGCACGGCCAGTACACCAGCCACTACTACTACGTCGAAAACCCCGGCCCCGCCGAAATGGACCAAGCCGGTCAGGCCGCGGGCCGCCAGAAGCGCCCCGTGGAACACGTCGGCCAGCAGCACGCCCAGAGTGGCCGCGACCCAGGCCCCGCGTCGGGACCGTCCCACGGCGTAAGCGATGACGGCGGCGACCACCGGGTAGACGTAGATGATGTCCACAAAGGCGAAACGGCCTGCCGGTTCGGGAAGCCCCGTAAACAAGAAGGAACCGATCCCGAACACCACCACCGCGGTGATCAGCGCGGCGCCCAGGGCCCTGGCCACCTCAACCCCGGTGCCCGCCCGGCTGAGGAGATAAACGGCCAGGCCGACCGGAACCAGCGCCCCACCTATGTTGATGGCGAAGGCGATGTTTCCGATGGTGAAGGGGATGTCGATCAGGCTGCCCACGATCAAGGCGCCGAGGATCAACAAGGCCGCCCTGTCGGTCAGCCGGAGGCGGTCCAATACCCGCTGCGCCGCCCCCAGGTAAATCAGGACCGAGACCACGATCAGGATGATAATACCCACCGGCAAGTTCTGCATGGCACCTGCTCCTTCCGGAAGCCGATTGAATTAAAAGTATGCTCCCCCAGCCGGTCCAAAATATGCAATCCGGGGAAGACAGAAAAAGCCCCGGCGGTTCTGCCGCCAGGGCTCCTGAGCTTTTTTGAGCACCGGTTAATTCTTCTGAAGCAGGTCTCCGAAAACGTCTCCGATGGTGACCTCGCCGCTCCCCTGGGTGTCCTGGTAGTCCTTGTCTTTTTCCACTTCCCGCAGTGAAAGCCGGATCCGCTTGTTTTCGTCGTCCACGCTTAAGACCTTGACGTTTATCTGCTGGCCCTCCGCAATCACGTCCTCCGGCTTGGCCACGTGCCAGTCGGCCAGGTGGGAAATATGTACCAATCCCTCGACGCCCGGCTCCAATTCCACAAAGGCGCCGAACGGGACCAGGCGGACCACGCGGGCGCTGACCACGCTGCCGACGGGGTAATTCTCGGCGACCAGCTCCCACGGATTGGGCAAGACTTGTTTCAAGCTCAGCGACACTTTCTCATTGTCCCGGTCGATCCGCAGCACCTGCACCTCCACTTCGTCCCCCACCTTCAGCACTTCGGACGGATGGTTGATGCGGTGCCAGGAAATCTCGGAGATGTGCAGCAAACCGTCCAGGCCGCCGATGTCCACAAAGGCGCCGAACTGGGTGAGCCGCCGGACGACCCCCTTCACGACATCACCCTCCTGGATGGTCTCCAGCGTGTCTTTCCGTTTCCGGGAGTACTCTTCCTCCAGCAGGACCTTCCGGGATAGGATCACTTTCTTCCGGGCCTTGTTCAGCTCGATGACCCGGGCGGAAATTTCCCGGCCCACATACTGGCTCAAGTCCTCCACGTAGCCTCTCTCCACCTGCGATGCCGGCAGAAATGAACGCACACCCAGGTCCACGAGCAGTCCGCCCTTGACCACTTCGCGGACAACGCCCCTGACGGTTTCCTCGCCTTGAAAGGCCTTGTCCAACGTATCCCACGCCTTGACCGCGTCGGCCCGGCCCTTGGAAAGGATGATCCGGCCCTCGTTGTCCTCGGCCTTGACCACCCACACATCTATCTCGTCTCCCACCTGAACCACCTCGCCGGGGGAGCTGACATCATAGCACGACAACTCACGCAAAGGCACAACACCCTCCGACTTCGCCCCGACATCCACCAAAACTTCGTCCTGACCGACCTGGACGATGACGCCCCTGACGATCTCCCCGCTCCTGAGGGACCGCACCGGTGTGGTCTTAAGTTCTTCCTCCGGACTTCTGGCCTCTTCCTGCTGGTTTTCCTGCCGGTTCGCGGCAGCCTGCTCCGTGTTTACTTGTTCCTCCGGACCGACAACCTCTTCCTTCTCCGACAATTCTTCCATTCGCCTCTTAACCTCCTCAATAATCCAATCGGGCGTTGACGCTCCCGCCGTCAGGCCGGCCGCCGTGCAGCCCTGGAACCATTCGGGCTGCAACCGGTCTCCGGTCTCGATGTGGTAGGTCGGAGTGCCGCCCGAGCGGCACAAATTGGTGAGCTTGCGGGTGTTGGCACTGTTGATGCCCCCGACAACCACCATTACGTCCACCTGTCGGGCCAGCGTGAGGGCGGCGTTCTGGCGCTCCACCACCGCGTTGCAGATGGTGTCGCATACCAATACCTCCCCCATCCTGGAACGCAACTCCTCCACCACCGCCTCCAGGTTCGCGTGCGGCTGCGTGGTCTGGGCCACTACCCCGACCCGCGGATAGAAAGGCAGGGCACCGGCTTCCGCCCGGTCCTCCACCACCAGGGCCTGGCCGTTGGTCCAGCCTACAATCCCCCTTACCTCCGGGTGTTTCCGGTCACCGACCACGACCACCTGGTGTCCGGAGTCGTTCAAATCACAGGCCAGCCGTTGCGCACGCTTCACGAAGGGACAGGTCGCGTCCACCACCGTGAATCCTAACTCCTGAGCCTTCTCCAACAACTTGGGCTCCACGCCGTGGGAACGGATGATCAGCGTTCCGCGCGGCACCGTTTCGATTTCTTCGACAACCTCGATTCCTTGTCCGGCGAGATGGGCCACCACCTGGGGGTTATGGATCAAAGGTCCCAAGCTGTAAATGGGAGGGGCTGTTTCGCGAACCGTTTTCAACGCCAGATCGATCGCCCGGTGTACCCCGAAACAAAAGCCCGCTTTGGTGGCCAACCTCACTTCCACGCTCTTATCTCACCTCACGCCTTGAGCAGGGTGCCGATCTCCCCCATAACCCGGTTGCTGATCTCCTCCAGAGCCTCTTTTGAGGGTTTCTTTCCGGCGTATTCCGGAAACGCGAGCGGTTTTCCGACCCGCACCCGGACTTTGCCCAAAACCCCTTTGGTTCCAATGAGGGCCACCGGCAATATGGGGACCCCCCCCTTCAAAGCCACCAACGCCACCCCGTAGTGTGGCTTTTGCAGTTCACCGCTCTTGCTCCGGGTTCCCTCCGGAAACATACCCACCACCCGTCCCGCCTTGAGGTGACCCAGCGCCGTGCGGATCGCCTCCCGGTCAAAAGTCTCCCGGTGTACCGGGAACGTTCCCCACGCCGTAATGATGGTCTTCAGCACGGGAATGCGGAAAAGCTCGGCCTTGGCCATAAAGTAGATCCGCCGGCCGATCATACACCCGCACACCACCGGATCCCAGTAGCTGCTGTGGTTGGCGGCCACAATCAACCCGCCCGACGGGGGGATGTTTTCCGCCCCTTTTACCTCCCAACGCCGCAGCAACAGGAGCACGGTCCGGCACAGGTGCCAGCAGAACCAATAAAACACTTATGTATTGCCCACCTTTGCCACGATCATCGCCACCACTTCGTCGACACTCAGGTCGGTGGTGTCGATGACGACGGCGTCGGGCGCCACGCAAAGCGGCGCCAAGGACCGGCTGCTGTCTATCCGGTCCCGTTCCTCAATCTCGCGCACCAATCGGTCCAGGTCAAGCCGGTAACCCTCTTGGTTCAGCTCCTTCAAACGCCGCCGCGCCCTTTCCAGCGGGCTGGCCGTTACAAAGAACTTATGGTCGGCGTCCGGCAGAACGACCGTGCCGATGTCCCGGCCCTCCATGACGATACCGCCTGCCACGGCAAGTTCACGCTGCAAAAGGGTCAGCACCTGCCGCACAGACGGTATACGGGCATAGTAAGAAACCTGGCGCGACACATCGGGCTCCCTGATGGCCCGGGTGACGTCTTCTCCGTTGAGATGAACCCGCAAGCCCTCCCCGGAACCCGCCTCGAACTTGAGATCGGCGCTCCGGACCAGTTCGGTCAACTTCTCTTCGCTGTCCGAGGGAGCTATCCCCGCGCGCATCCCGAGAAGGGTGATACCTCGGTACATAGCTCCGGTATCAACATAGGTGAATCCCAAACTGTCCGCGACCCTTTTAGCTACCGTACTTTTACCCGCTCCTGCAGGGCCATCAATAGCAGTGACGCCCCTCCCGATCGCCCCGGCCCCCTTTTGCACACCCAACATTACGGTTGTACTTCGACAAACAAGCGATATTTCCTCCCGAAATAATAAAAAGACCGGATGTTTGGTAGTCGGTAGTCGGTCAAATCACTGTTGTTGAATATTATTCGAGGCGCAGGGAATTTAATGCGTCGGCGAATCCGGGGAAGGACACGTCGATACAGCCGGAATCGCGGATGATGGTGACGTCGGACGCGGCTAGGCCGGCTACGGCAGCCGCCATCGCGATGCGGTGGTCGCCGTGACTTTCGCACTCACCTCCGGTGAGCCGCCGCGGCCCCCGGATTACCAGGCCGTCGGGCGTCTCCCCGATATCGGCCCCCAGCCCGCTCAGTTCGTTGCGGGTGGCCGTCAAACGGTCGGACTCTTTTACCCTGAGTTCCGCGGCGTCGCGGATCACCGTTTCCCCGTCGGCGTACGCCGCGGCCACCGCCAGGACGGGAATCTCGTCCACCAGCCTCGGGATCAGAGCCCCCTCAATCACTGTGCCGCGCAGGGCGCTTGACCGGACCCGGATGTCGGCCACCGGTTCCCCGCCGGTTTCCCGGGGCCGGCTCACGGAGATCCGCGCCCCCATGTCCGCCAGGGCGTCAAGTATTCCGGTCCGGGTCGGATTGACGCCCACGTCCTTCAGCACCAGGTCGCTCTCAGGCGTAATCAGCGCGGCGACGATGAAAAAGGCGGCCGAGGAGATGTCGCCCGGGATTCTGATTTCACGCCCGCCGAGATCCGGGGAGGGAGATACCGTCACTACTCGGCCCCGGCGCGCCACCCGCGCCCCGAAGGCGTTCAGCATCCGCTCGGTGTGGTCCCGGGTCGCCACCGGCTCCGTGATCTCCGTCGGCCCGTCCGCAAACAGCCCGGCCAGGAGCAGGGCCGATTTCAACTGGGCCGAGGCCACCGGAAGCCAATACTTGAGGCCCGAAAGCCGGCCCCCGGTCACGGCGATCGGCGCCAGATTAGCGTTGTCGCGGCCCAATATGGTCGCGCCCATCTCCCGGAGCGGCCCGGTCACCCGGCCCATCGGACGCCGCCGCAGAGAGGCGTCGCCCGTAAGCACGCTAAAAAAGGGCTGCCCGGCCAGAATCCCAAGCATCAGCCGCATAGTGGTTCCGGAATTGCCGGCGTCGAGCACGTCCGGGGCCTCGGTCAGGGCCTTGGGCCCGCGGCCCCGGATCCGGACGGCGTCTTTGTCCGGCCCCTCGATTTCTACGCCGAGAGCCCGGAAACAGCGCACGGTGGCCAGACAGTCTTCCCCGGGCAGGAAATTGGTGGCCGCCGTTTCCCCGTGTGCCAGGGAGCCCAGCATTACCGCCCGGTGCGAAATGGATTTATCGCCCGGGACGCAGATCTCACCGCGCAGGCCCCGGGCCGGCGTAACGGTCAGGGTCAAAAACACTCACCGCCTCAACTGGATTCTGGGTCACCGAGGGGAAACGGGGGAAACGGGGTCAGGCCCCTTTTTTCCTTCCTTTTCCCCGTGGGGGACTGGTCACCGAGGGGGACAGGCACGTTTTTGGCTGCATCAACTGCCCGGGGTCCAATTCGATTGCCTGCCCAAAAACGAGCCAGTCCCCCGGGGCGAAAAAGGGGGACAGTCCCCTATTTTTCTGCCCGAGCCAGTCCCCTGGGGCGCCCAACGGACGCACCCGCTACCGGAAAAGCTGTCAGAGTCTTTTTCCCGGTCACTCATGCTACAAGGGGGTCAGTGCCTGGTCACCGGGATCCCTTCGCCGGCCAGCAGTTCGGCGGCCCGGTCCCGGTCCCGTGCGGCGCCGAAGGCCAGGCGGACGGTGCCGCCTTCACCTTCCCGCACCCGGAGGATCTCCAGGTCGGAAATGTTTATTTCGTGCCGGCCGAGGAGCGAGGCCACCGTGGCAATGGTCCCCGGGCGGTCGGAAATGGTGATGGTGATTTCGTGGAGGTCTTTCAAGTATCCCTTCGCCCGGGCCGGCAGGCCTTCCCGGCTCTCCCGTGCCTTTTGGAGCCAGGCGGTGATTTCTTCCGCCCCGCCTTCATCCAGGGCGCCTTCAATAACGTTCAGTTCCTCGCGGAACCGGTGCAGCAGAGCCTTCAGCATCCCCCGGTTGGCCAGGAATATGTCGAGCCACATCGGAGGACTGCCGGCCGCCACCCGGGTGGTGTCGCGGTAGCCGCCGGCCGCCAGCGCCAGCGCCCGTTCCGAACCTTCCATCCCGGCCACCGTATTCACCAGGGTGCAGGCCAACAGGTGCGGCAGGTGGCTGACGGCGGCCACGGCCCGGTCATGTTCCCCGGGCGTCATCTCGATCACCCGGCACCCCAACCCCTCCGCCATCAACCGCACCCGCGCAGACGCCCGCCTATCAGTGTGGGGCGTGGGAGTGAGGACGTAGTACGCGCCCTCAAACAGGTAACGGTCGGCACCGCCGATCCCGGCCTGCTCCGAACCGGCCATGGGGTGCCCGCCCACGAAGTGCACCCCGGCGGGAGTGATCCGAGCGGCGGCGTCCACCACCGCCGCTTTGCAGCTCCCGACATCCGTCACAATGGTTCCCGGTCGCAGGTGCGGCACCACCAAGCGCAACACCGGGATGATGCTGGCCACCGGAACGGCGATGACCACCAGTTCGGCGCCGGCCAGTCCGGTTTGGGGGTCGGTGGTGAAATGATCGACCGCGCCCCGCGCAAGCGCCTCCTGCAGGCGCGACGGGTCGCGGCCGACGCCGGTCACGGTGCGGGCTAATCCCCGGGCCCTTAAACCCAGGCCGATAGAGCCCCCGATGAGGCCCACACCGATAATGGACACCTGGTTAAACAAAAAAGCTCTCTCCTTAAACGCCGGCAACCTGACCGCTAGACTCTCCGCCCGACTGCCTGCGCGACTTGTGCCAACTGAACCATAGTCTTCCCAAACTTCTTCGGGGTCAGGGACTGCGCCCCGTCACACAAGGCCTCGGACGGGTTGGGGTGGACTTCGATCAGGAGGCCGTCGGCCCCGGCGGCCACGGCGGCCAGGGCCATCGGCGGCACGAACTTGTACTTGCCGATGCCGTGACTGGGGTCGACCACCACCGGCAGGTGGGAGAGATGCTTGACGATCGGCACGG is from Bacillota bacterium and encodes:
- a CDS encoding DUF1614 domain-containing protein, encoding MQNLPVGIIILIVVSVLIYLGAAQRVLDRLRLTDRAALLILGALIVGSLIDIPFTIGNIAFAINIGGALVPVGLAVYLLSRAGTGVEVARALGAALITAVVVFGIGSFLFTGLPEPAGRFAFVDIIYVYPVVAAVIAYAVGRSRRGAWVAATLGVLLADVFHGALLAARGLTGLVHFGGAGVFDVVVVAGVLAVLLAEIVGELRERLQGGPRTEGRDPALLVNLRTPGEDEEGRKDGT
- the cmk gene encoding (d)CMP kinase, which codes for MLGVQKGAGAIGRGVTAIDGPAGAGKSTVAKRVADSLGFTYVDTGAMYRGITLLGMRAGIAPSDSEEKLTELVRSADLKFEAGSGEGLRVHLNGEDVTRAIREPDVSRQVSYYARIPSVRQVLTLLQRELAVAGGIVMEGRDIGTVVLPDADHKFFVTASPLERARRRLKELNQEGYRLDLDRLVREIEERDRIDSSRSLAPLCVAPDAVVIDTTDLSVDEVVAMIVAKVGNT
- a CDS encoding prephenate dehydrogenase, with amino-acid sequence MFNQVSIIGVGLIGGSIGLGLRARGLARTVTGVGRDPSRLQEALARGAVDHFTTDPQTGLAGAELVVIAVPVASIIPVLRLVVPHLRPGTIVTDVGSCKAAVVDAAARITPAGVHFVGGHPMAGSEQAGIGGADRYLFEGAYYVLTPTPHTDRRASARVRLMAEGLGCRVIEMTPGEHDRAVAAVSHLPHLLACTLVNTVAGMEGSERALALAAGGYRDTTRVAAGSPPMWLDIFLANRGMLKALLHRFREELNVIEGALDEGGAEEITAWLQKARESREGLPARAKGYLKDLHEITITISDRPGTIATVASLLGRHEINISDLEILRVREGEGGTVRLAFGAARDRDRAAELLAGEGIPVTRH
- the aroA gene encoding 3-phosphoshikimate 1-carboxyvinyltransferase encodes the protein MTLTVTPARGLRGEICVPGDKSISHRAVMLGSLAHGETAATNFLPGEDCLATVRCFRALGVEIEGPDKDAVRIRGRGPKALTEAPDVLDAGNSGTTMRLMLGILAGQPFFSVLTGDASLRRRPMGRVTGPLREMGATILGRDNANLAPIAVTGGRLSGLKYWLPVASAQLKSALLLAGLFADGPTEITEPVATRDHTERMLNAFGARVARRGRVVTVSPSPDLGGREIRIPGDISSAAFFIVAALITPESDLVLKDVGVNPTRTGILDALADMGARISVSRPRETGGEPVADIRVRSSALRGTVIEGALIPRLVDEIPVLAVAAAYADGETVIRDAAELRVKESDRLTATRNELSGLGADIGETPDGLVIRGPRRLTGGECESHGDHRIAMAAAVAGLAASDVTIIRDSGCIDVSFPGFADALNSLRLE
- a CDS encoding bifunctional 4-hydroxy-3-methylbut-2-enyl diphosphate reductase/30S ribosomal protein S1 is translated as MEVRLATKAGFCFGVHRAIDLALKTVRETAPPIYSLGPLIHNPQVVAHLAGQGIEVVEEIETVPRGTLIIRSHGVEPKLLEKAQELGFTVVDATCPFVKRAQRLACDLNDSGHQVVVVGDRKHPEVRGIVGWTNGQALVVEDRAEAGALPFYPRVGVVAQTTQPHANLEAVVEELRSRMGEVLVCDTICNAVVERQNAALTLARQVDVMVVVGGINSANTRKLTNLCRSGGTPTYHIETGDRLQPEWFQGCTAAGLTAGASTPDWIIEEVKRRMEELSEKEEVVGPEEQVNTEQAAANRQENQQEEARSPEEELKTTPVRSLRSGEIVRGVIVQVGQDEVLVDVGAKSEGVVPLRELSCYDVSSPGEVVQVGDEIDVWVVKAEDNEGRIILSKGRADAVKAWDTLDKAFQGEETVRGVVREVVKGGLLVDLGVRSFLPASQVERGYVEDLSQYVGREISARVIELNKARKKVILSRKVLLEEEYSRKRKDTLETIQEGDVVKGVVRRLTQFGAFVDIGGLDGLLHISEISWHRINHPSEVLKVGDEVEVQVLRIDRDNEKVSLSLKQVLPNPWELVAENYPVGSVVSARVVRLVPFGAFVELEPGVEGLVHISHLADWHVAKPEDVIAEGQQINVKVLSVDDENKRIRLSLREVEKDKDYQDTQGSGEVTIGDVFGDLLQKN
- the spoIIP gene encoding stage II sporulation protein P, yielding MGRKLVVRLVLACFVVILAVIGYLESERGLTALTRAETISLDFCDHEAGRYTTVVDEQGKIITKTSRQVFSGDEVITARAEHYRVVRVDNGIAEARLLGLDRDLLAWSDYFRRYGHELALPAQTPQDARRGGLDVAVYHSHTMESYVPDSGTAFENRGDIIEVGRIFAQSLREQGLSVFHDTTNHNPHDAQAYERSRKTAVQLLGRGPAALIDVHRDGIPDPEFFREQIQGETVSQIRLVVGRQNPKRDANIDFARRLMARANEANPNVVKEIFMARGNYNQDLISTAILIEAGTHTNSKSEAKGGVSLLAEAVPAVLGVGPVGPDQAGGGAGWRVAFGIALAVILAVGAYLVIAAGGWAQAKEKLHQFLSREFDFGRLGRPLKLKERTDDENKPDH
- a CDS encoding lysophospholipid acyltransferase family protein, with amino-acid sequence MFYWFCWHLCRTVLLLLRRWEVKGAENIPPSGGLIVAANHSSYWDPVVCGCMIGRRIYFMAKAELFRIPVLKTIITAWGTFPVHRETFDREAIRTALGHLKAGRVVGMFPEGTRSKSGELQKPHYGVALVALKGGVPILPVALIGTKGVLGKVRVRVGKPLAFPEYAGKKPSKEALEEISNRVMGEIGTLLKA